A region from the Eptesicus fuscus isolate TK198812 chromosome 1, DD_ASM_mEF_20220401, whole genome shotgun sequence genome encodes:
- the NCBP2L gene encoding nuclear cap-binding protein subunit 2-like: MSKDLKILCSDFYLELSKDRSQHFSADNREHEKLLKESCTLYVGNLSIYTSEEQIFELFSRCGDIRNVFMGLDKLKKTPCGFCFVEYYNRADAENAIRFLNGTILDDHIIHTEWDVGFREGKQYECYEDFNAGRGDFVKEAQAHD, translated from the coding sequence ATGTCCAAAGACCTGAAGATTCTGTGCAGCGACTTCTACCTGGAGCTGAGCAAGGACCGGAGCCAGCATTTCAGTGCTGATAACAGAGAGCATGAAAAATTACTGAAGGAAAGCTGCACTCTATATGTGGGGAATCTTTCCATTTATACATCCGAGGAGCAAATATTTGAGCTCTTTAGTAGATGTGGTGATATCAGAAATGTATTTATGGGCTTGGATAAGTTAAAGAAAACACCATGTGGTTTCTGTTTTGTAGAATACTACAACAGAGCTGATGCTGAAAATGCCATACGGTTCCTAAATGGGACCATCTTAGATGACCATATCATCCACACAGAGTGGGATGTAGGCTTTAGAGAGGGCAAACAGTATGAGTGTTATGAAGACTTCAATGCTGGTAGAGGAGACTTTGTAAAAGAAGCTCAGGCCCATGATTAG